TAAAGGTGCAGTTTAGATAGACGACCCAAtgatatatgtgtatatattcACGAGCGTTGAGACTAAAGCTTGCAAAAACGTGCTGTATCTCTGAAGTCTTCTCAAGAGTATAGCTAAACAAACAGATTTATCAACTCCCCACTCCAGACCACTGGTTAGAGTTGCGCTCTACCCGTGTTCTATTGATTTGGCTAACTTAGGAAATGTTTCATTCATATGCTTGATTTAATGATGAAAACTGTCCGGGTTAACGGCGTATAAAGCAATGAGACCATATTCCCTCAGGAGAACTACCGGTGAACATTCCATTCATTGATATTTAAGGTGGTATCTTTTTGAATTCAGATCAAATTAAAAGAAGGATCGAAAGGCAAAAAAGTAtatcagaacaaaaaataatagcatTATAGTTCATAATCGTACCGCATATCGAATCATTTCCGCAATATGCTGATTGATGAGAATAATAGCAATATCATCTCGAGCAACGAACGACTTAAACGCTTCTTCAATCTCTTGAATACCTGTTTGCTTGTCGACGATGAGGTAGTTCGGCTTTCGTGCCTGTAACAAATGAAACCTTAGCTATATACGAAGATAGAAACAGAAACTACTGTCCATGAAAATTAAAACTCGTTGTTTATTCAAATAGAAACTTCTGAATGGAAGGATAACGTGAATATTATATGGTATCAATAGATAATGCTGGTCTGAATAGATCAACATAGGATTTTAGAACGACTGCTTACGCAAACTCGAGCCGAACTGATTGAAATTGATGATTTGAAACGTTGAAGGCTCTAAGACAGAAATTAATTAGGAACGTCAAAAGGAAGCTAGAAGAAGTTAGtacggggaaaatgtagttgagagGGAACACTCGgtggtgcccttatttctggacactcTAGCTTACTTTTTCCTgctagtaactttagcttacatgtcatggaTCCTCTAATACTAGTGCCTAGGTCATACGGTCGCGACTgaattacttatttacttcgagaaaaaagggCCCCCTCCTACCAACTAAATTTTACCCGTCAGCCCACTAGGATATATATGACCAGATATTTAAATCTTCAAGGAAAAACAACAGATGTTAGAGCTCGGGATAGAGTCTAAATCAGTCAATCgttaattttttcatcaagCGAAACCATaccatttttcttccaacacGCGAAGCTTTAAACCATATCCTTTGTAAATAAAAACTTGTGCCGCAGTAAAAATTTGCTAGGAAGTCTAAAGAGTCTTACTTCTTAACATTGCATTACAGAAAGTAAATACCACTGTAATAAAAATGCTGCATCATTACAGAGCACAAGAAAATgtaaaacacatttttcttgggaaaataattaagtaaaaaataaggaaatgtaATTAGAAATATCACATTGCACTCGCCAAGATTactcaaaaattcagaaaaaaaaaactcgtttgcGAGAATGTTAAAAATGGAAGAACTACCTTATTTAATTCACCAACACCTCCAAGAAGAAATCCAACAACGGTGTCTTCGTCACCGATGACGGCAAGAATCTTTCCTTTGTTTGCAGAGGCCATTACTGAAAAGGAAGACTATATACAAAAACTAACTACATATACAATATATGAAAGTGAGAAGCCACGCCGCCACGACCAACAGTACTAGGAAATAATCTGCACGAACTGTTCTAAACAAAAGATAACGAGACAGAGTTAAATCCGCCGTACACAAAAACAACAGTAGTTCCTACATGTTGCAACTATTTCTATAAGAATACTAAACAATTAAGCCCACTAAGagcaagtaaaaaaatactgtGATTCATGCGCAAATAAAATCCTTCTATCGACAAACAAACAAGACCCATAGCACCGCCCTGACGAGGAAAAATCACGATCAAAACCATGAGATGAAAGATCGAATGAGAGAATTAGCAGCGCTCACCGGTGGTGCTAATAAGTAGCAGGGCAGTCGTTTCGAGGCCCGCAATTTCACACTTACTCGTACATCTGCGTCGCGCGCGAATTCGCAGCATGTGTTTCACATCCATTTAGTcccttctttgttttcctcactttttttgctctctttatttcaattttgaatcGGAAACTCCAGACTCACTTGAAGTGCACCTTTACTCCTCAAGAGACGGATAGTTGTTTTGACATACATGGAATTTACGGGGTGGTTACAGATGATGCATCGGgtttttaatggttttttctttgcaaaatattACAGGAAAAAGTAGCGATTGATATATTGTATGAAAGAAtacattttcaagttttctacACATCATTAGAAATGTTCCAAGTGCTCTCCTCCTGTTCCAATACCGTGTAGGGCTGTGTAGGGACACACATCGCGGTGCGGTGGTCAAGTTCAACCCTACACGGTTCAATCAATGTTCCTGTCGGTGTTCACCAACGCAGCAATGATGCGATCCTGAAGTTCAGGCAATGTTGTGGAAGAAGATGGTACTTACGCATTGTCTTTCATGTatcctcaaagaaaaaaatcagaaactgTAAGGTCGGGAGACCTTGGAGGCCACCTTAAGAGGGTCATAAGAGAGAGATGGTCACCCGGACCTTTTTCCAGAGCTTTACGGAGGCAGCTTGTTTCCTTAGACTGTCGATACTGTCGCAGAATGCTTTGGTGGCTTGGTGGCCGTGTGTTGTACTGTCTTCGGAATCCAGAGATGTAATCGTCGGTGCCAGTGCCCAACTCCTTTCACTTtcggacggttggcgaaaggatcttcatcacttgagctgacCACCCCATGAGCCAGACCACCTTCACCTGAGGACGATTCGGCACCTCCTTATCGCACCCATGATGCACGCTGCACGGTGGTGAAGGATTTTGTCGCCTCATACTTCAAGACACAAAATGCTTTCCTGCTGATTCGTCGCCATTTTGCAATTGCAATATCataaataaaactttaaaTAGTATAAATGGATGGGCATTATTAAACAAACTTGGAATAtcacaaatgaaattttgaagtatcCTCTGTTATTTGGTTGTTAGTATAAATGGATGGGCATTATTCATTTGAAGCTATAAGAACCCGATAAATCTTTTGTATTCACCCAGTATACTCTCAACGTAGTGTTTGCTAGTGTCTACCAGTGTCAGTAGGTCCTGAGACAAAACTTTACCTCTGTTCCTTTTTACTTTAAAGTAGAATTTGCGAAAAAGGCTTTCTTCGGTCTTTGTTGGCTGCAAAGAATGAGCGAtatgaattgtagattgagaATAAGATAAAATTTCACAGATTCTGTTCGCAGAACAAAGAGATCGTAAAAGTAGTGAATTATGCAGATTATCGGTACTCTGATCAGCTCAGCTTGAAGATTGAAGCTTCATCCCgagaatctggcgtggtatggattttcgttggagtatacttatatcggatcgtaaattatgaaTACTGGGGCGGTTCCACTCTCCCTGCATCGCTATAAATAGACGACTTCgaaatgcggttccttacgtcGTCCtatattgcaacgcgccacctttgcgcctGGCCACCGTTGCAATAGaggtcgtaaggaaccgcatttcGAAGCCGtgtgtttacagtgatgcagggagagatgaccGGAACCACCTATGttcttgtcgatagtcaatttagcaacagtcaagattgttaacaaactttattaccgctaacgtttcggcgtcgtcgccttcgtcagtgCCTgaaaagtcagatcatttgtgatatatcctctcaaatgcctcatccagaacaagtcatcattccctaagatgctacatccaaaatcgacaccaaaagagtccaaaacgttgtgcttacctaggtagccgcgttgaagtgatattagcggacctccacgtgataaaatcgctccgctaatactactTAGCGGAATAACCCTGTActcataatccacgacccgatataggtatgcTCCAACGAAAACctataccaccccagattcgtggatcggtgcctttaaaagaaatccagGTGCTacagccgggtcaaaacgacatgaagaaaaatgcagttgcataagcgtttgcgctcgaaacggcgcggtagagATGGCGGTTGgcattgaggtgggaccatcgtggaCCACACGAATGAATGGTGGAAGCAAGGGTTCTCACTcgttcctaaccgctgcgGTCCACCtaatcgcttcgagcgcaaccgcttacgcaactgcaccgtgtttcatgtcgttttgactctattaTACGTTTATTTTAGAAGGGTTACGTGCCGCCGCAACTTTGCACATAAAAGTTGGCTATTGCAAGATAGTGATCACTAAGCTTCTACtgaatttcttcttcgtagtCTTTCCTAATTTAGTGTAGTGTTCATTTAACTTTAccaattttcaggaatttaaTGGCTGGGCAGGGGCAAATCAACTTTTGCACCGCGATTTCCTAGTGTATACTTATGTAGATCTTGTATACTCAGTCCGAGCACAATCTCACAATTGGAGCAATAGTGGGAGTCATCATCGT
This is a stretch of genomic DNA from Necator americanus strain Aroian chromosome II, whole genome shotgun sequence. It encodes these proteins:
- a CDS encoding hypothetical protein (NECATOR_CHRII.G4768.T1), with protein sequence MASANKGKILAVIGDEDTVVGFLLGGVGELNKARKPNYLIVDKQTGIQEIEEAFKSFVARDDIAIILINQHIAEMIRYAVDQHTASIPAVLEIPSKEAPYDPSKDSILNRARGLFNPEDFR